One region of Miscanthus floridulus cultivar M001 chromosome 19, ASM1932011v1, whole genome shotgun sequence genomic DNA includes:
- the LOC136529665 gene encoding wall-associated receptor kinase 2-like, with amino-acid sequence MHTMGYMASPLCAGKKKLLLAVAATLILQFSTATDGAGTSLARNGCPDKCGNVSIPYPFGTKEGCFRDGFNLTCDDDQAAYLGENKTLRVLEIDVSQGEVHVLNHISSSCHHNTTNKPNSNVYLVFRVDRPLFTISNTNKFTAIGCATIALLLSDDPSQLSGCASFCDKYGIDNSAQCIGRGCCQASIPAYMPYSYLDLSFLATDDINYNYVWEYSPCSYAFVAEQNWFNFSASFAQATNFGDMYNDTGVPMVLDWVVGTGTCDELGKKKTPSACLAMHSQCIDATASNGLGYRCNCSQGYEGNPYIVDGCHDIDECLSPTLYPCKGQCNNTIGSYNCSCPHGTHSDDPMTTNCTDSTAPNPTAGPNLQAQVKTVIGISVCSVFVIVCVFILLIECQKRKLVKERERLFKENGGPILYQKILSNQVDTVTIFTVEDLEKATNNFDKSRELGTGGHGTVYKGILSDHKVVAVKRSKIINRAEAEEFIKEIIVLSQINHKNVVRLLGCCLEVEVPILVYEFIPNGTLFHLVHSNNGIPPVSLEVRLRIAQESAEALAYLHLSINRPIVHGDVKSLNILLGENYMAKVTDFGASRMLPKDTIQFMTIVQGTLGYLDPEYLQQRKLTEKSDVYSFGVVLLELVTGKKAIYSEGPDEEKSLASSFLQAMKDKRVEGILDTSIMGEEMMELLQEVVELGRQCLSVKGEDRPSMAQVTDNLKTIRSSWRELLLLKHNETQLLIERSGMDSANLSPSMYLTAQTLSMDIETPNADHASSTYRTLEYI; translated from the exons GCAAGAAGAAATTGCTGCTAGCTGTAGCGGCCACACTAATCTTGCAATTTAGTACTGCAACTGATGGGGCTGGTACCAGCCTAGCGAGAAACGGTTGCCCAGACAAATGCGGCAACGTCAGCATCCCCTATCCGTTCGGCACCAAGGAAGGCTGCTTCCGGGATGGATTTAATCTCACATGCGACGACGACCAAGCGGCGTATCTCGGGGAGAACAAGACCCTTAGGGTCTTGGAAATCGATGTGAGCCAGGGAGAAGTCCACGTTCTGAATCACATATCAAGTAGCTGCCACCATAACACTACTAATAAGCCCAATTCAAATGTTTACCTCGTCTTCAGAGTTGATCGCCCTCTTTTCACTATTTCCAACACGAACAAATTCACAGCTATCGGATGTGCTACGATCGCACTCTTGCTCTCCGATGATCCGAGCCAGTTAAGCGGATGTGCATCATTCTGCGACAAGTATGGCATCGACAATAGCGCACAGTGCATTGGCAGGGGCTGCTGCCAGGCTTCCATCCCCGCTTACATGCCCTATTCCTATTTGGATCTCAGTTTCCTCGCAACAGATGATATAAACTACAACTATGTTTGGGAGTACAGCCCATGCAGCTATGCTTTTGTCGCGGAGCAAAACTGGTTCAATTTCAGCGCCTCCTTTGCTCAAGCAACAAACTTTGGAGACATGTATAACGACACGGGGGTTCCTATGGTGCTTGATTGGGTTGTTGGTACTGGAACTTGCGACGAATTAGGCAAAAAGAAAACACCATCTGCCTGCCTCGCCATGCACAGCCAATGTATTGACGCCACTGCGTCTAATGGTCTGGGGTATCGCTGCAACTGTTCTCAAGGCTACGAAGGCAATCCCTACATTGTCGATGGATGCCACG ACATCGACGAGTGTTTATCTCCAACCCTGTATCCTTGCAAGGGTCAGTGTAATAACACCATTGGAAGCTACAACTGCTCATGCCCACATGGAACTCACAGCGATGACCCAATGACCACCAACTGCACGGACAGCACGGCGCCCAACCCGACAGCTGGCCCCAACCTTCAAGCTCAAGTGAAGACTGTGATAG GTATTTCTGTCTGCTCCGTTTTTGTCATCGTTTGTGTCTTCATTCTGTTAATCGAGTGTCAAAAAAGAAAGCTGGTGAAAGAGAGGGAGAGACTCTTCAAAGAGAATGGTGGTCCAATACTTTATCAAAAAATTCTGTCAAATCAAGTTGACACAGTGACAATATTCACTGTAGAAGATCTGGAGAAGGCGACAAATAATTTTGACAAGAGCAGAGAACTAGGCACGGGGGGGCACGGCACTGTTTACAAGGGCATTTTGAGTGATCACAAGGTAGTGGCTGTGAAACGCTCAAAGATAATCAATAGGGCTGAAGCTGAAGAATTCATTAAAGAGATTATTGTGCTGTCACAAATCAACCACAAGAATGTGGTAAGGTTGCTAGGTTGCTGCTTAGAGGTGGAAGTACCCATATTGGTGTATGAGTTCATCCCAAATGGCACTCTCTTCCACTTAGTTCATAGTAATAATGGCATACCACCTGTTTCGCTTGAAGTTCGTCTTAGGATCGCCCAAGAGTCTGCCGAAGCATTGGCATATCTGCATCTCTCCATCAATCGTCCCATAGTCCATGGTGATGTCAAGTCTTTGAACATTCTCCTAGGTGAAAACTACATGGCAAAAGTAACCGACTTTGGGGCATCAAGGATGCTTCCCAAGGATACAATTCAGTTCATGACAATTGTGCAGGGAACTCTTGGTTACCTAGATCCAGAGTACTTGCAACAGCGAAAACTGACAGAGAAGAGTGATGTTTACAGCTTTGGGGTTGTACTTCTTGAACTAGTTACTGGGAAAAAGGCAATATACTCTGAAGGCCCGGATGAAGAAAAAAGCCTTGCATCATCCTTCCTTCAGGCAATGAAGGATAAGAGAGTTGAAGGCATCTTGGACACAAGCATAATGGGAGAGGAAATGATGGAACTGTTACAAGAAGTTGTTGAGCTGGGGAGACAGTGCTTGAGTGTCAAGGGGGAGGATAGGCCTTCCATGGCCCAAGTGACCGACAACTTGAAAACTATTCGCAGTAGTTGGAGGGAGTTATTGTTGTTGAAGCATAACGAAACCCAACTTCTAATCGAGAGGTCAGGAATGGATTCGGCCAACTTGTCACCTAGCATGTACTTGACGGCACAAACATTATCGATGGATATAGAAACACCGAATGCAGACCATGCAAGTAGTACATACAGGACATTAGAATATATATAG
- the LOC136528900 gene encoding probable receptor-like protein kinase At5g20050 has protein sequence MEGKKAKILAGVAAVVLVALELTLFLSFRLSRPFYLSTAVILSAALAGTVTVLLCHALSHHGRAERMARRPVLDGIEEVSVRVEYSYFRKVAGLPRRFSLEALSAATDGFQYVVGRGSSGTVFKGILDDGTSVAVKRIDGSAHVDKEFRSEVSAIGSVQHVSLVRLLGFCLVRNGPRFLVYEYMENGSLDRWIFPQHGAVAGGRCLTWVQRYQVAVDVAKALVYLHHDCRAKVVHLDVKPENILLDDRLRGMLSDFGLSTLMGKEQSRVVTTVRGTTGYLAPEWLLGAGVTEKSDVYSYGMVLMEILGGRRNLQAEPGPSGGSSRRWSYFPKLVAEKAREGCVVELLDRRLVSSTVDEASVRRLAHVALWCAQDKPGARPTMARVVEMLEARGGAASVDPPPLSDMVLVDLLALDPTQTTGPFGLPALPPGPGSAGTAASSAMSMGESFALSYLSGR, from the coding sequence ATGGAGGGCAAGAAGGCCAAGATCCTCGCCGGCGTCGCGGCCGTCGTGCTTGTGGCTCTCGAGCTCACCTTGTTCCTCAGCTTCCGCCTGTCGAGGCCGTTCTACCTCTCGACGGCGGTCATCCTGTCGGCCGCTCTGGCGGGCACCGTCACGGTGCTGCTGTGCCACGCGCTGAGCCACCATGGACGGGCCGAGCGCATGGCTCGGCGCCCGGTGCTGGACGGCATCGAGGAGGTCTCGGTGCGCGTGGAGTACAGCTACTTCCGCAAGGTCGCCGGGCTGCCCAGACGGTTCTCGCTGGAGGCGCTGTCCGCGGCGACGGACGGCTTCCAGTACGTGGTCGGGCGGGGCTCGTCGGGGACGGTGTTCAAGGGCATCCTCGACGACGGCACATCCGTGGCGGTGAAGCGGATCGACGGGTCGGCGCACGTGGACAAGGAGTTCAGGTCGGAGGTGTCGGCCATCGGCAGCGTGCAGCACGTGAGCCTGGTCCGCCTCCTCGGCTTCTGCCTCGTCCGCAACGGCCCGCGCTTCCTCGTGTACGAGTACATGGAGAACGGGTCCCTGGACAGGTGGATCTTCCCGCAGCACGGCGCTGTAGCCGGCGGGCGGTGCCTGACGTGGGTGCAGCGGTACCAGGTGGCCGTGGACGTGGCCAAGGCGCTGGTGTACCTGCACCACGACTGCCGCGCCAAGGTGGTCCACCTGGACGTGAAGCCGGAGAACATCCTCCTCGACGACCGCCTCCGCGGGATGCTGTCGGACTTCGGGCTGTCCACGCTGATGGGGAAGGAGCAGAGCCGGGTGGTGACCACGGTGCGCGGCACGACGGGGTACCTAGCCCCGGAGTGGCTCCTGGGCGCCGGCGTCACGGAGAAGTCGGACGTGTACAGTTACGGGATGGTGCTGATGGAGATCCTCGGTGGGCGGCGGAACCTGCAGGCCGAGCCAGGCCCCAGCGGCGGGTCCTCCCGCCGGTGGTCCTACTTCCCGaagctggtcgccgagaaggcgCGGGAGGGGTGCGTGGTCGAGTTGCTCGACCGGCGCCTCGTCTCCTCCACGGTGGACGAGGCCAGCGTGAGGCGGCTCGCGCACGTGGCGCTGTGGTGCGCGCAGGACAAGCCCGGCGCGCGCCCCACCATGGCGCGCGTCGTGGAGATGCTGGAGGCCAGGGGCGGCGCCGCGAGCGTGGACCCGCCGCCGCTGTCGGACATGGTCCTGGTAGACCTGCTCGCGCTCGATCCCACGCAGACGACCGGACCGTTCGGGCTCCCCGCGCTGCCACCGGGACCGGGCTCCGCGGGGACGGCCGCGTCGTCGGCGATGAGCATGGGCGAATCGTTCGCGCTCTCTTACCTGTCCGGCCGGTAG
- the LOC136528361 gene encoding putative cytochrome c oxidase subunit 5b-like has product MWKRATSLLLRHHRCALGPRSPAASAAAAFGLSRTQAPAPLFFSTLDAAGTRTRVEDVMPIATGLEREEIEAELQGKKRFDMDAPVGPFGTKEAPAVIQSYYNKRIVGCPGGEGEDEHDVVWFWLEKGKPHECPVCTQYFTLDVIGEGGSPDGHDNDDDHHHHH; this is encoded by the exons ATGTGGAAGCGCGCCacctccctcctcctccgccaccaccgctGCGCCCTCGGACCCCGCTCCCCGGCGGCCTCCGCTGCCGCTGCGTTTGGCCTCTCCCGCACCCAGGCGCCGGCACCCCTCTTCTTCTCTACTCTCG ATGCggcggggacgaggacgagggtGGAGGACGTGATGCCGATCGCCACGGGGCTCGAGCGCGAGGAGATTGAGGCAGAGCTCCAG GGGAAGAAGAGGTTTGACATGGACGCGCCCGTCGGTCCCTTTGGCACCAAG GAAGCTCCTGCTGTGATTCAGTCATACTACAACAAAAGGATCGTTGGTTGCCCTGGTGGTGAAGGAG AAGATGAACATGATGTGGTGTGGTTTTGGTTGGAGAAAGGCAAGCCACATGAATGCCCCGTCTGTACTCAATATTTTACG CTTGATGTGATCGGGGAAGGAGGATCCCCAGATGGACATGACAATGACgatgaccaccaccaccatcactaa